The following are from one region of the Amycolatopsis sp. QT-25 genome:
- a CDS encoding beta-N-acetylhexosaminidase encodes MSHDDARKRAAHLVPRPHSVLLGTGVLQLPAELPVCLDVPAEERAAVLRAIALLPLTGKVGTEPAGLRVLLRAGATPPEGYVLDVTEAGVTITAADRSGVVYALQTLRQLLPDAAYRQAAPSDIRWVAPVIRVEDSPRFRWRGMLLDVARHFLPKREVLRHLDLMSTHKLNTLHLHLSDDQGWRVESLRFPRLHEVGSWRATSQVSHYSDEVVHDGTPHGGYYTRGDLAEIVAYAADRAITVVPEIGVPGHTGALLAAYPEFGSPSVPARAVHTNWGVHDALLAPSERSLEFLRLLFDELLPLFPSPYVHVGGDESVLRAWDSDPVVRAFADERRLSGSAEIFAALMAEVRQMLARHGKTPVTWDDSFAAQGTAADAESTATLVMAWRGAEVARRAAAAGHDVVLSPVMPTYFDYFQEAHPDEPLAIGGPVTLDDVASWEPVPQDWSEAESARVRGVQCQMWTEFVEDPRLVDYLLYPRTCAFAEIAWGSRTRDLHRRLPRHLDRLAAAGVEYRPLTGPAPWQRGGTGRRAHRAGIPMAERLANYADAAATGTVADVPDA; translated from the coding sequence ATGAGCCACGACGACGCGCGAAAGCGGGCGGCGCACCTCGTTCCCCGACCGCACTCGGTGCTGCTCGGCACGGGGGTGCTCCAGCTTCCGGCCGAACTCCCGGTGTGCCTGGACGTGCCGGCGGAGGAACGGGCGGCGGTCCTGCGAGCGATCGCGTTGCTCCCCCTGACCGGCAAGGTGGGCACCGAACCCGCAGGTCTGCGGGTTCTGCTCCGCGCGGGCGCGACCCCTCCCGAGGGCTACGTACTCGACGTGACCGAGGCCGGAGTGACCATCACCGCGGCGGACCGTTCCGGGGTCGTGTACGCCCTGCAAACCCTGCGCCAGCTCCTGCCCGACGCCGCCTACCGGCAGGCCGCGCCGTCGGACATCCGGTGGGTCGCACCGGTCATCCGCGTCGAGGACAGCCCACGATTCCGCTGGCGCGGAATGCTCCTCGACGTCGCCCGGCACTTCCTGCCCAAGCGGGAGGTGTTGCGCCACCTCGACCTGATGAGCACGCACAAGCTGAACACCCTGCACCTGCACCTCAGCGACGACCAGGGCTGGCGGGTGGAAAGCCTTCGCTTCCCGCGTCTGCACGAGGTCGGCAGCTGGCGGGCGACGAGCCAGGTCAGCCACTACTCCGACGAGGTCGTCCACGACGGCACACCGCACGGCGGCTACTACACCCGCGGCGACCTCGCCGAGATCGTCGCCTACGCGGCGGACCGCGCGATCACGGTCGTCCCGGAGATCGGCGTTCCCGGCCACACCGGCGCCTTGCTGGCCGCCTACCCGGAGTTCGGGTCCCCGTCCGTGCCGGCTCGCGCGGTGCACACGAACTGGGGAGTGCACGACGCGCTCCTGGCACCGTCGGAACGATCCCTGGAGTTCCTGCGCCTCCTGTTCGACGAGCTGCTCCCGCTGTTCCCTTCCCCTTACGTGCACGTGGGTGGCGACGAGTCCGTCCTGCGGGCGTGGGACAGCGACCCGGTGGTGCGTGCGTTCGCCGACGAGCGGAGGCTCTCCGGGAGCGCCGAGATCTTCGCCGCCCTGATGGCCGAAGTGCGGCAGATGCTGGCCCGGCACGGCAAAACGCCGGTCACGTGGGACGACAGCTTCGCCGCGCAAGGAACCGCCGCCGACGCGGAATCGACCGCCACGCTGGTCATGGCGTGGCGTGGCGCGGAGGTCGCCCGCCGGGCGGCGGCGGCCGGTCACGACGTCGTGCTCTCGCCGGTCATGCCGACCTACTTCGACTACTTCCAGGAGGCCCACCCCGACGAGCCGCTCGCGATCGGCGGCCCGGTCACCCTCGACGACGTCGCCTCGTGGGAGCCGGTTCCGCAGGACTGGTCCGAGGCCGAGAGTGCTCGTGTGCGAGGGGTCCAGTGCCAGATGTGGACCGAGTTCGTCGAGGACCCACGACTGGTCGACTACCTTCTGTATCCACGAACGTGTGCTTTCGCGGAGATCGCTTGGGGCTCCCGCACGCGGGATCTCCACCGGCGGCTGCCCCGCCACCTCGACCGGCTGGCGGCGGCCGGAGTCGAGTACCGCCCGCTGACCGGCCCGGCGCCGTGGCAGCGCGGCGGGACCGGCCGGCGAGCCCATCGCGCCGGCATTCCGATGGCCGAGCGCCTCGCGAACTACGCCGACGCGGCCGCGACCGGAACCGTGGCGGACGTCCCTGACGCTTAG
- a CDS encoding DUF5107 domain-containing protein, whose product MSQGESTLILPPRPAEHAEAGVAAWRAGVMIDSYLPEAPDRYPAYLERRVYQGSSGRVYPLPFHDRISPVKAPAEWDAVHLENRWLRLMVLPELGGRVHVAFDRTRDYDFFYRNPVIKPALVGLTGPWISGGVEFNWPQHHRPATFLPTDVEIEHEPDGAVTVWCSDHDPFDRMKGMHGVRMRPGSAVVELRVRLYNRCERTRTFLWWTNIAARADENYQSFFPRDVRVVADHAKRATTGFPAADRAYYGVDYPARHDEVGTVAGGVRVRGDRLDWYRNIPVPTSYMCVGSKETFLGGYDHAARAGFVHVADRQIAVGKKQWTWGASEFGAAWGRNLTDDGSAYVELMAGVFTDNQPDFSFIAPGETKVFSQFWYPIQEIGPVQAATVDAAVRVDLHGTSARVGVAVTADRPGCRLSLVDGTGAAVAEVRADIAPGKPFHESIPLTRPADRLKLRVLHGEELLVEWDSLVPSADDQVTPAREPAAPEDVPTVEELAVIAAHLDQYRHATRSPEPYWREAVRRDPEQVAANVGLAGRAYQRGEFAEAEKLLRVAVSRLTTLNPNPADTTALYCLGLVLERLGRAEEAYDAYGSSSWARTWRAPAGYRMARIDAAHGRNREALARLQDVLRTEPEYLQARALRVVVLRRMGKDGQAAELAEATRVLDPLDWWTRDLLGLPLTTDAQTCLDIALEYIGVGEHDAALRVLDVAREREGSRAIGQTAVGPLLEYYRAEVLRRLGRDHEAREAVERAQNIDATWCFPSRLDDALTLERAANADDTDARARALLGHWLYANGRPDDACTAWHAAAAIDPDDPVVWRNLGLAAFNHLGDADQACAAYDSALAVAGDDARLIFERDQLSARRGVPPGQRLDWLLRNRALVETRDDATIELAHLLITADRLDEARELLLGRTFQPWEGGEGDVLRVWDRLCRARSSPDDAVAPPESLSEARHPLANTAQLQVMRGDVLGDRAAWELAAAQQGDFLGMSTQPYSEATYSSVLALRRLGRTEEADRLTEALRAFCDTLEASPATVDYFATSLPSMLLFTEDPAAVQLRRVGFLRAQLDVLDGQHARAGDRLAALLAEDPHHVDALDLARSIRTPTR is encoded by the coding sequence ATGTCACAGGGTGAATCGACGCTGATCCTGCCGCCCCGCCCCGCCGAGCACGCCGAGGCCGGGGTCGCGGCGTGGCGGGCGGGAGTGATGATCGACAGCTACCTTCCCGAGGCGCCCGACCGGTATCCCGCCTACCTGGAGCGGCGCGTCTATCAGGGCTCCTCCGGGCGGGTGTATCCATTGCCGTTCCATGACCGGATCAGCCCGGTGAAGGCCCCGGCGGAGTGGGACGCGGTGCATCTGGAGAACCGCTGGCTGCGGTTGATGGTGCTGCCCGAGCTCGGTGGCCGCGTTCACGTCGCTTTCGACCGCACCCGAGACTACGACTTCTTCTACCGCAACCCGGTGATCAAGCCCGCTCTCGTCGGCCTGACCGGCCCGTGGATCTCCGGCGGAGTCGAGTTCAACTGGCCGCAGCACCATCGCCCCGCCACGTTCCTGCCGACCGACGTCGAGATCGAGCACGAGCCCGATGGCGCCGTGACCGTGTGGTGCTCCGACCACGACCCCTTCGACCGGATGAAGGGGATGCACGGCGTCCGGATGCGACCCGGCAGCGCTGTCGTGGAGTTGCGGGTGCGGCTGTACAACCGCTGCGAGCGGACCCGGACGTTCTTGTGGTGGACCAATATCGCCGCGCGAGCGGACGAGAACTACCAGTCGTTCTTCCCCCGTGACGTGCGCGTGGTCGCCGATCACGCCAAGCGCGCGACGACCGGCTTTCCCGCCGCGGATCGGGCCTACTACGGGGTCGATTACCCGGCCCGGCACGACGAGGTCGGCACGGTCGCCGGTGGCGTGCGGGTCCGCGGCGACCGCCTTGACTGGTACCGCAACATCCCGGTGCCGACCTCGTACATGTGTGTGGGCAGCAAGGAGACGTTCCTCGGCGGCTATGACCACGCCGCGCGGGCCGGGTTCGTGCACGTCGCCGATCGGCAGATCGCTGTCGGGAAGAAGCAGTGGACTTGGGGGGCTTCGGAGTTCGGTGCGGCGTGGGGCCGCAATCTGACCGACGACGGTTCGGCCTATGTCGAATTGATGGCCGGGGTCTTCACCGACAACCAGCCGGACTTCTCCTTCATCGCGCCCGGGGAGACGAAGGTGTTTTCCCAGTTCTGGTATCCGATTCAGGAGATCGGCCCGGTGCAGGCGGCAACCGTGGACGCCGCGGTGCGGGTGGACCTCCACGGAACGAGCGCGCGGGTCGGGGTCGCGGTGACGGCGGACCGCCCCGGATGCCGCTTGTCGCTCGTCGACGGCACCGGGGCCGCGGTCGCCGAGGTGCGCGCCGACATCGCGCCGGGCAAGCCCTTCCACGAGAGCATCCCGCTGACGCGGCCCGCTGATCGTCTCAAGCTGCGCGTCCTCCACGGTGAAGAACTGCTGGTGGAGTGGGATTCCCTGGTTCCCAGCGCGGACGATCAAGTCACCCCGGCACGCGAGCCCGCCGCCCCCGAGGACGTACCGACCGTGGAAGAGCTGGCCGTGATCGCCGCGCACCTCGATCAGTACCGGCACGCGACGCGCTCGCCGGAGCCGTACTGGCGTGAGGCAGTGCGCCGCGACCCCGAGCAGGTCGCGGCCAACGTCGGGCTCGCTGGGCGCGCGTATCAGCGTGGCGAATTCGCTGAGGCGGAGAAGTTGTTGCGAGTAGCCGTTTCCCGGCTGACGACGTTGAATCCCAATCCGGCCGACACGACCGCGCTGTACTGCCTCGGTCTCGTGCTGGAGCGACTGGGCCGGGCCGAAGAGGCTTACGACGCATACGGTTCCAGCTCCTGGGCGCGTACGTGGCGGGCACCGGCGGGCTATCGCATGGCACGTATCGACGCCGCACACGGCCGGAACAGGGAGGCACTGGCCCGGCTTCAGGATGTGCTGCGCACCGAGCCGGAGTACCTGCAAGCCCGTGCGCTTCGGGTAGTTGTGTTGCGTCGTATGGGAAAAGACGGTCAAGCGGCTGAACTCGCCGAAGCCACCCGTGTGCTTGATCCCCTGGACTGGTGGACGCGCGATCTGCTTGGCCTGCCTCTCACTACGGACGCGCAGACCTGCCTCGACATCGCGCTGGAGTACATCGGCGTCGGTGAGCACGATGCGGCGCTGCGGGTGCTCGACGTCGCCCGCGAGCGGGAGGGCTCTCGCGCGATCGGACAGACAGCGGTCGGGCCGTTGCTGGAGTACTACCGAGCCGAGGTGCTGCGCAGGCTGGGCAGAGACCACGAGGCGCGCGAAGCCGTGGAGCGGGCGCAGAACATCGACGCGACATGGTGTTTTCCTTCGCGGTTGGACGACGCGTTGACGTTGGAGCGTGCGGCGAACGCCGACGACACGGACGCGCGGGCTCGCGCGCTGCTCGGCCATTGGCTTTACGCCAACGGACGTCCTGACGACGCGTGCACGGCCTGGCATGCCGCGGCGGCGATCGACCCGGATGATCCCGTGGTGTGGCGGAATCTGGGGCTCGCGGCCTTCAACCACCTCGGTGACGCCGACCAGGCATGCGCGGCCTATGATTCCGCGCTCGCCGTCGCGGGGGACGACGCCAGATTGATCTTCGAGCGGGACCAGCTCAGTGCCAGGCGCGGCGTGCCGCCCGGGCAACGGCTGGACTGGCTCCTGCGCAACCGCGCCCTGGTCGAGACGCGGGACGACGCCACCATCGAGCTCGCGCACCTGCTGATCACCGCCGACCGGCTCGACGAGGCCCGCGAACTGCTGCTCGGCCGCACCTTCCAGCCGTGGGAGGGCGGTGAGGGTGACGTGCTGCGCGTGTGGGACCGGCTGTGCCGCGCGCGGTCCAGCCCGGACGATGCGGTTGCGCCGCCGGAATCCCTCAGCGAGGCAAGGCATCCGCTCGCGAACACCGCCCAGCTGCAGGTGATGCGGGGTGACGTGCTCGGCGACCGGGCGGCGTGGGAGCTGGCCGCCGCGCAGCAGGGCGACTTCCTGGGGATGAGCACCCAGCCCTACTCCGAGGCGACCTACTCTTCGGTGCTCGCGCTGCGCAGACTCGGTCGCACCGAGGAAGCCGACCGGCTCACCGAGGCATTGCGCGCCTTCTGCGACACGTTGGAGGCGAGTCCGGCGACCGTGGACTACTTCGCGACTTCGCTGCCGTCGATGCTGTTGTTCACCGAGGACCCGGCCGCCGTGCAGCTGCGTCGAGTAGGCTTTTTACGGGCACAGCTCGACGTTCTCGATGGGCAGCACGCACGCGCAGGTGATCGGTTGGCCGCGCTCCTGGCCGAGGACCCGCACCACGTCGACGCGCTGGACCTCGCCCGATCGATCCGGACTCCGACGCGGTGA
- a CDS encoding AraC family transcriptional regulator, which yields MLLPDGFPGQRLRVLPRPLVASALRKAPTSGLLVTDAGYFPSAANHGMHRPRSAPEAIVIVCTDGVGHCEVDGRVSEIRPGNALVLPPSRPHFYWADSRDPWTIWWLHAAGSQVSELLSVVTPDGGEAIVEVRDAYRAVSAIDDAIGFLERDETFPHLISASGAGWTLLAQLAADALTEAPQPTEPVRQAQEYLRHNFAKPVIVKELARTAGLSPSHFAALFRMAAGCGVVEYAKRLRMARARELLATTSRDISEIARTIGYNDAFYFSRTFRKEHGCSPSEYRRGKN from the coding sequence ATGCTACTGCCCGATGGCTTCCCAGGTCAGCGGTTGCGCGTGCTGCCGCGGCCGCTGGTGGCGTCGGCCCTGCGCAAAGCCCCGACCTCGGGCCTGCTGGTCACCGACGCGGGGTACTTCCCGAGCGCGGCCAACCACGGCATGCACCGCCCGCGCAGCGCACCGGAAGCCATCGTCATCGTCTGCACCGACGGCGTCGGGCACTGCGAGGTCGACGGCAGGGTGAGTGAGATCAGGCCGGGAAACGCCCTCGTGCTGCCCCCATCCCGCCCGCACTTCTACTGGGCGGACTCGCGCGACCCCTGGACGATCTGGTGGCTGCACGCCGCGGGCTCCCAGGTCTCGGAGCTGCTCTCGGTCGTCACGCCGGACGGCGGAGAAGCCATCGTCGAGGTGCGCGACGCCTACCGCGCCGTTTCGGCGATCGACGACGCCATCGGCTTCCTCGAACGGGACGAGACCTTCCCGCACCTCATCTCGGCCTCCGGCGCGGGCTGGACCCTGCTCGCGCAGCTGGCCGCGGACGCGCTGACCGAAGCCCCCCAGCCCACCGAGCCGGTTCGCCAGGCGCAGGAGTACCTGCGGCACAACTTCGCGAAGCCGGTGATCGTCAAAGAGCTGGCGCGCACGGCGGGCCTGTCCCCCTCGCACTTCGCGGCCCTCTTCCGGATGGCGGCGGGCTGCGGCGTGGTCGAATACGCCAAGCGCCTGCGGATGGCCCGAGCGCGCGAACTGCTGGCCACCACGTCCCGTGACATCTCCGAGATCGCCAGGACCATCGGCTACAACGACGCGTTCTACTTCTCGCGCACTTTCCGCAAAGAACACGGGTGCAGCCCCAGCGAGTACCGACGCGGGAAGAACTAG
- a CDS encoding GNAT family N-acetyltransferase, whose protein sequence is MKIRPATPDDVEALVPLFEHWGHPHDRDGVVEILDQWQDLPHGALIVADDCGDIVGMAAVVASPRLADAERNAHLQGLVVARHRLRTGVASMLLTAAEDMSRKWGCVRLELTTTRTRDAAQHFYRARGYRETSSRQERFVREFHTKTVDPMD, encoded by the coding sequence GTGAAGATCCGGCCCGCCACCCCAGACGATGTGGAGGCCTTGGTGCCCTTGTTCGAGCACTGGGGGCATCCTCATGACCGTGACGGCGTCGTGGAGATTTTGGATCAGTGGCAGGATCTTCCTCACGGCGCCCTTATCGTCGCCGACGACTGCGGCGATATCGTTGGAATGGCCGCTGTCGTGGCGAGCCCGCGGCTGGCCGACGCGGAACGCAACGCCCACCTGCAGGGGCTTGTGGTCGCCCGGCACCGACTGCGCACCGGGGTAGCGAGCATGCTGCTGACCGCCGCTGAGGACATGTCACGGAAATGGGGTTGCGTGCGACTGGAACTGACCACGACACGCACACGCGACGCCGCTCAGCACTTCTACCGGGCGCGCGGCTACCGCGAAACCTCAAGCCGTCAGGAACGCTTCGTCCGCGAGTTCCACACCAAGACCGTGGACCCGATGGACTGA
- a CDS encoding MbtH family NRPS accessory protein: protein MADENTYQVLINDEEQYSLWSAEKEIPEGWRATGHRGTRQECMDHVDEVWTDMRPRSLRERMASQ, encoded by the coding sequence ATGGCTGACGAAAACACCTACCAGGTACTGATCAACGACGAAGAGCAGTACTCCCTTTGGTCGGCGGAGAAGGAGATTCCGGAGGGCTGGCGCGCCACGGGACACCGGGGCACTCGTCAAGAGTGCATGGACCACGTCGACGAGGTCTGGACCGACATGCGTCCGCGCAGCCTTCGCGAACGGATGGCTTCGCAGTAG
- a CDS encoding MFS transporter, protein MTTLLSRNRDYRLLWGGQVISEAGFSTSMIAFPLLVLAVTGSAAQSGLVLGAVAIAQLAAGLPAGALVDRWNRKKIMLACEAVQGLAAAALVAALWWGVANVAMMIAVAAVMGLCRALFEPAEEASLPRLVTVDQVPSAVAMNAARSSAGQLSGTALGGFLFALGRMVPFVFDVIAHVVAFTALLFVRLPPKPIEHRAPTPHLGREIVAGLRWVWHQPHVRITAVCAICLNLFFSAYYLVIIVLADSRGVPAGEIGVMAAMLGGGGILGALAAPYLHRKLDPYVLIISVFWALTVLTPLAALVHNGYLMGLLFAAMAFLPPAANTTISTYQLLLTPDELRGRLGGVMGVTGGLAAAAGPALGGWLVDALPGTTAVLVCAGAIAAVTLLATFNPTLRRFPRSVGENSADLPEKTEMLDTKGKSNG, encoded by the coding sequence ATGACGACGCTGCTGTCGCGCAACCGCGACTACCGCCTGTTGTGGGGCGGCCAGGTCATCTCGGAGGCCGGTTTCAGCACGTCGATGATCGCCTTCCCGCTGCTGGTGCTGGCGGTCACCGGCTCGGCGGCGCAGTCCGGTCTGGTGCTCGGCGCGGTCGCGATCGCCCAGCTCGCCGCCGGGCTGCCCGCCGGGGCGCTGGTGGATCGGTGGAACCGCAAGAAGATCATGCTGGCCTGCGAAGCCGTGCAGGGGCTCGCGGCCGCCGCCCTGGTCGCGGCACTGTGGTGGGGGGTGGCGAACGTGGCGATGATGATCGCCGTCGCCGCGGTGATGGGACTGTGCCGGGCGCTGTTCGAGCCCGCGGAGGAGGCCAGCCTGCCCCGGCTGGTCACCGTGGACCAGGTGCCGTCGGCGGTGGCGATGAACGCGGCCCGGTCGAGCGCCGGGCAGTTGTCCGGCACGGCGCTCGGCGGGTTCCTGTTCGCACTGGGCCGGATGGTGCCGTTCGTCTTCGACGTCATCGCCCACGTGGTCGCCTTCACCGCCCTGCTGTTCGTCCGGCTGCCACCGAAGCCGATCGAACACCGGGCGCCGACCCCGCATCTGGGCCGGGAGATCGTCGCGGGGTTGCGCTGGGTGTGGCACCAGCCGCACGTGCGGATCACCGCGGTCTGCGCGATCTGCCTGAACCTGTTCTTCAGCGCGTACTACCTGGTGATCATCGTGCTGGCGGACTCACGCGGCGTCCCGGCGGGCGAGATCGGCGTGATGGCCGCGATGCTCGGCGGCGGCGGCATCCTCGGTGCGCTGGCCGCGCCGTACCTGCACCGCAAACTCGATCCGTACGTGCTGATCATCAGCGTGTTCTGGGCACTGACCGTGCTCACCCCGCTCGCGGCGTTGGTCCACAATGGATATCTGATGGGCCTGTTGTTCGCGGCGATGGCATTTCTTCCCCCCGCCGCCAACACCACCATCAGCACCTACCAGCTGCTGCTCACCCCCGACGAGCTGCGCGGGCGGCTCGGTGGCGTGATGGGGGTGACCGGCGGCCTGGCCGCCGCCGCGGGCCCCGCGCTCGGCGGCTGGCTGGTCGACGCGCTGCCGGGCACCACCGCCGTGCTCGTCTGCGCGGGCGCGATCGCCGCGGTCACCCTTCTGGCCACCTTCAACCCCACGCTCCGCCGATTCCCCCGAAGTGTCGGCGAGAACAGCGCGGACCTGCCCGAAAAAACGGAAATGCTGGATACGAAAGGAAAGTCGAATGGCTGA